In one window of Aceticella autotrophica DNA:
- the purM gene encoding phosphoribosylformylglycinamidine cyclo-ligase: MKYKDSGVNIDEGNKFIEMIKPLAKTTMREEVLNGIGGFGALIEIKNYKKPVLVSGTDGVGTKLKIAFMMNKHDTIGIDLVAMCVNDIVVSGAEPLFFLDYFATGKLISEVGVEVVRGITEGCRQAGCALIGGETAELPGMYNDGEYDLAGFAVGIVEKDAIITGEGIKEEDVLLGLKSSGIHSNGYSLVRKVLFDKNKMSVDDYVAELGTTLGDVLLTPTRIYVNSIKALKGLNIKGIAHITGGGFLENIPRIFKEGISAKIKKDSWEIPEIFKFLQKMGDIEDTEMYRTFNMGIGMVVVLAPEDVQEAIDRLKEAGDTSYIIGEITKGNKGVII, from the coding sequence ATGAAGTACAAGGATTCCGGTGTTAACATAGATGAAGGGAATAAATTTATAGAAATGATAAAGCCCTTAGCAAAAACAACCATGAGAGAAGAGGTTTTAAATGGCATAGGCGGATTTGGGGCATTGATTGAGATAAAAAATTATAAAAAACCTGTGCTGGTATCAGGAACAGATGGCGTTGGAACAAAGCTTAAAATTGCATTTATGATGAATAAGCATGACACAATAGGGATTGACCTTGTTGCAATGTGTGTAAATGATATAGTGGTCAGCGGAGCAGAACCCCTATTCTTTCTCGATTATTTTGCGACAGGCAAATTAATAAGCGAGGTAGGCGTGGAGGTTGTCAGAGGTATAACAGAGGGTTGCCGTCAAGCTGGATGTGCCTTGATTGGCGGTGAAACAGCAGAGCTTCCTGGTATGTATAATGATGGTGAATATGACCTTGCAGGGTTTGCTGTAGGTATTGTGGAAAAGGACGCAATAATAACCGGAGAAGGTATAAAAGAGGAAGATGTATTACTGGGGCTTAAATCATCGGGTATACATTCAAATGGTTATTCACTTGTTAGAAAGGTATTGTTTGATAAAAATAAAATGTCTGTAGATGATTATGTAGCTGAACTTGGTACAACACTGGGTGATGTACTTCTAACACCTACAAGAATTTACGTAAATTCAATTAAAGCATTAAAGGGGCTAAATATAAAAGGAATTGCCCATATAACAGGGGGAGGTTTTCTGGAAAATATTCCAAGAATTTTCAAAGAAGGGATATCTGCAAAAATAAAAAAAGATTCATGGGAGATACCGGAAATCTTTAAATTTCTTCAGAAAATGGGTGATATTGAGGATACAGAAATGTACAGGACCTTTAATATGGGTATAGGAATGGTGGTTGTATTAGCACCTGAGGATGTTCAAGAAGCAATTGACAGGCTTAAAGAAGC
- the purF gene encoding amidophosphoribosyltransferase, translating to MLNMIKLKEECGVFGAYSLNTNIQKHIYYGLQALQHRGQESAGIAIVQGSYVNYVKGMGLITDVFTKENLSALEGKVGIGHVRYSTTGNNEARNAQPFVANFHNGYMALAHNGNLINALELRQELENEGRILQTTSDSEIILHLIAKYYSKGLIEALKITIGKIKGSYALAILIEGKLIGIRDVNGIRPLCIGKKDDTYYIASESCGLDVIGAELIRDVEAGEIVIIDDEGLRSVKIETNEKKMPCIFEYIYFARPDSILDGKNVYKVRYEMGRHLAKESPVNADLVVPVPDSGIPASRGYSFESGIPVGEGLIKNKYIGRTFICPEQTDREIGVRIKLNVLKELVKGKKIILIDDSIVRGTTMKRLVELLKEGGAKEVHVRISSPPVKYSCYFGIDTPTKKELVGATMSVEEIKDLIGADSLSFLSIEGLKESVGLNTACTGCFDGKYPMEVLGGRSKYLFEKK from the coding sequence ATGCTTAATATGATAAAATTAAAAGAAGAATGCGGTGTTTTTGGTGCATACAGTTTAAATACTAATATTCAAAAACATATTTATTACGGACTTCAGGCACTGCAACACAGAGGGCAGGAAAGTGCGGGAATTGCCATAGTGCAGGGGTCATATGTAAATTATGTAAAAGGCATGGGGCTTATAACAGATGTATTTACAAAAGAAAATTTATCAGCACTTGAAGGCAAGGTAGGCATAGGGCATGTCAGGTATTCTACTACAGGCAATAATGAGGCTCGTAATGCACAGCCTTTTGTTGCGAATTTCCATAATGGGTATATGGCTCTTGCACACAACGGAAATCTTATAAATGCCTTGGAGCTTAGGCAGGAGCTTGAAAATGAGGGGCGAATACTACAGACAACATCTGACAGTGAAATCATTCTTCATCTCATTGCAAAATACTACAGCAAAGGTCTTATTGAAGCATTAAAAATTACAATAGGCAAGATAAAAGGCTCATATGCATTGGCAATTTTGATTGAGGGCAAATTAATAGGTATAAGGGATGTAAATGGGATAAGACCATTGTGTATCGGGAAAAAAGATGATACTTATTATATAGCATCAGAATCCTGTGGACTGGATGTCATTGGAGCAGAGCTGATCAGGGATGTAGAAGCCGGAGAGATTGTCATTATTGATGATGAAGGTTTACGTTCTGTTAAGATTGAGACAAATGAAAAAAAGATGCCCTGTATTTTTGAATATATTTATTTTGCAAGACCCGACAGCATTTTAGACGGAAAAAACGTATATAAGGTTAGATATGAGATGGGAAGACATCTTGCAAAGGAAAGTCCGGTTAATGCTGACCTTGTTGTACCGGTGCCGGATTCAGGAATACCTGCCTCAAGAGGATATTCATTTGAATCAGGTATTCCTGTTGGAGAAGGGCTTATAAAAAACAAATATATTGGCAGAACTTTTATTTGTCCTGAACAGACCGATAGGGAAATTGGCGTAAGAATAAAATTAAATGTTTTAAAGGAGCTTGTGAAGGGCAAGAAAATAATATTGATAGATGATTCGATAGTAAGGGGAACCACCATGAAAAGGCTTGTTGAGCTTTTAAAGGAAGGTGGAGCAAAAGAAGTACATGTAAGGATAAGCTCACCGCCTGTAAAATATTCTTGTTATTTTGGCATTGATACTCCAACTAAGAAGGAACTTGTTGGTGCAACAATGTCTGTAGAGGAGATTAAAGACCTTATTGGGGCGGACAGCTTAAGCTTTTTAAGCATAGAAGGGCTTAAAGAAAGTGTCGGGCTAAATACTGCTTGTACTGGATGTTTTGATGGCAAATACCCGATGGAGGTACTTGGCGGAAGAAGCAAATATTTATTTGAAAAAAAATAA
- the purC gene encoding phosphoribosylaminoimidazolesuccinocarboxamide synthase translates to MEKLEMLYEGKAKKVYKTDDENLYIVEYKDDATAFNGVKKGIIQQKGILNNKISTILFELLEKEGIPTHFIKNLSDREMLVKKVKILPIEVIVRNYAAGSLSKRLGIPEGDKLKTTVLEFCYKNDKLGDPMINEYHIEAMGLATKEEIEKIKEYSFKINEILSKYLLSKNVILADFKLEFGITGNCVILADEISPDTCRLWDSQTMKKLDKDRFRRDLGNVEDAYIEILNRLEK, encoded by the coding sequence ATGGAAAAATTAGAAATGTTGTATGAAGGTAAGGCTAAAAAAGTATATAAAACAGATGATGAAAACTTATATATTGTTGAATACAAAGATGATGCAACAGCATTTAACGGTGTTAAAAAAGGCATTATTCAACAAAAAGGGATACTAAATAATAAGATTTCAACAATATTATTTGAACTGCTGGAAAAGGAAGGTATACCTACACATTTTATCAAAAATTTAAGCGATAGGGAAATGCTTGTAAAAAAAGTGAAGATACTCCCGATTGAGGTTATTGTTAGAAATTATGCGGCAGGCAGTCTTTCAAAGCGGCTGGGTATTCCGGAGGGTGATAAATTAAAGACAACCGTATTAGAGTTCTGCTATAAAAATGATAAGCTGGGAGACCCGATGATAAATGAATACCATATTGAGGCAATGGGGTTGGCTACAAAAGAGGAAATCGAAAAAATAAAGGAATATTCTTTTAAAATCAATGAAATTCTTTCAAAATATTTATTATCGAAAAATGTAATTCTTGCAGATTTTAAATTGGAATTTGGAATAACGGGAAATTGTGTAATTCTTGCCGATGAAATATCTCCTGATACATGCAGGCTTTGGGACAGCCAAACAATGAAAAAACTTGATAAAGATAGATTCAGAAGAGACCTTGGTAATGTTGAGGATGCTTATATTGAAATACTTAACAGGCTTGAAAAATAA